A stretch of Methanococcus voltae DNA encodes these proteins:
- the hemC gene encoding hydroxymethylbilane synthase has product MTLTIRIGTRGSKLAMVQTNYVNEILNKEIQTNKDIDTEIIKIKTVGDKDQNKKLVDLGLGVFTKEIDKSMLLNETDIAVHSLKDVPTLWSDELIIKAVPPRESYNDLLIWKKNRKLNVFQDDIVVGTSSIRRAAFLEIRYPNLDVKLLRGNVQTRLKKLDDEEYDAIIMAEAGLNRLNINLEDYNYEVLNMLPAPAQGAIGIATRKADEEINEIVELLDDKKTHLEVLAERNALKEYGGGCQAPFGALAVYDEEENVLSLTCDLVFEANGKNVLVSKEGFVYCDIDDFEKAADLGKNLGKLLKSYENEVLGINNE; this is encoded by the coding sequence TTGACATTAACTATTAGAATAGGCACAAGGGGAAGCAAATTAGCAATGGTACAAACAAATTACGTAAATGAAATTTTAAACAAAGAAATTCAAACTAATAAAGATATCGATACAGAAATCATAAAGATTAAAACAGTCGGGGATAAAGACCAGAATAAAAAACTTGTAGATTTGGGTTTAGGTGTCTTTACTAAAGAAATTGATAAGAGTATGTTATTGAACGAGACAGACATTGCAGTACACAGTTTAAAGGACGTTCCTACACTTTGGAGTGATGAATTAATTATAAAGGCTGTTCCTCCAAGAGAAAGCTATAACGATTTACTAATTTGGAAGAAAAATAGAAAATTAAACGTTTTCCAGGATGATATTGTAGTGGGAACCTCAAGTATAAGAAGAGCTGCGTTCTTGGAAATAAGATACCCGAATTTAGACGTAAAATTATTAAGGGGTAATGTTCAAACAAGATTAAAAAAATTAGATGATGAAGAATACGATGCAATAATAATGGCAGAAGCTGGTTTAAACAGATTAAATATTAATCTTGAAGACTATAATTATGAAGTTTTAAATATGTTGCCAGCTCCCGCACAAGGGGCAATAGGAATTGCAACGAGGAAAGCAGACGAAGAAATAAATGAAATAGTGGAACTTTTAGATGATAAAAAAACCCACCTTGAAGTTTTAGCGGAGAGAAATGCTTTAAAAGAGTATGGTGGCGGTTGTCAAGCACCTTTCGGAGCTTTGGCAGTTTATGACGAAGAAGAAAATGTTTTATCACTCACCTGTGATTTAGTATTTGAAGCAAACGGTAAAAATGTGCTCGTTTCAAAAGAAGGTTTCGTTTATTGTGATATCGACGACTTTGAAAAAGCAGCTGATTTAGGTAAAAATCTCGGAAAATTGTTAAAATCCTATGAAAATGAAGTTTTAGGTATTAATAACGAATAA
- the gatC gene encoding Asp-tRNA(Asn) amidotransferase subunit GatC, protein MVEIEKIQKQANEIVEKFSEVLENFSLDVEEEYYILENKNVLREGDEAILDPSFRENALKVAPKTKDGSIVVEKSKWSQ, encoded by the coding sequence ATGGTCGAAATTGAAAAAATTCAAAAACAGGCCAATGAAATTGTTGAAAAGTTTTCAGAAGTTCTCGAAAATTTTTCATTGGACGTTGAAGAAGAATATTACATTCTTGAAAACAAAAATGTACTAAGGGAAGGAGACGAAGCAATACTCGACCCTTCATTTAGAGAAAACGCATTAAAAGTTGCTCCAAAAACAAAAGACGGCTCAATTGTTGTTGAAAAAAGTAAATGGAGTCAATAA
- the dapA gene encoding 4-hydroxy-tetrahydrodipicolinate synthase — translation MQGVFPAIITPFKDGKVDFEGLKNNIDFLIENGVSGIVPMGTTGESPTLTYTEHNQVIEKAVEFADGRVKVIAGTGSNSTAEALEFSEHAEDVGADGILLISPYYNKPTQEGLKRHFGAIAEATNIPMVLYNVPSRTALNIEPETVKYLYDEYDTVQAVKEANPSMSQVSEIKDLCDINILSGNDELTLPIMALGGSGVISVVANIVPKEFVEMVELAQAGKFAEAQKIHYELFPLMKSMFLETNPIPIKTAMNLMGKPSGELRLPLTEMAESNKEILKKSLNDLKLI, via the coding sequence ATGCAAGGAGTATTTCCAGCCATTATTACTCCTTTCAAAGATGGAAAGGTTGACTTTGAAGGCTTAAAAAATAATATAGATTTTTTAATAGAAAACGGCGTTAGTGGTATTGTTCCAATGGGTACAACGGGAGAATCCCCTACCTTAACATATACGGAACATAATCAAGTAATTGAAAAAGCTGTCGAATTTGCTGATGGAAGGGTAAAAGTTATTGCAGGTACGGGTTCAAACTCAACTGCGGAAGCTTTGGAATTTTCAGAGCACGCTGAAGACGTAGGTGCTGACGGCATACTTTTGATAAGTCCTTACTATAATAAACCAACTCAGGAAGGTTTAAAAAGACATTTTGGAGCTATTGCGGAAGCTACAAACATCCCCATGGTTCTATACAATGTGCCATCAAGAACTGCACTTAACATTGAACCTGAAACTGTTAAATACTTGTATGACGAGTATGACACAGTTCAAGCTGTTAAAGAAGCAAATCCAAGCATGTCCCAAGTTTCAGAAATTAAAGATTTATGTGATATTAACATATTATCTGGAAATGATGAGTTAACACTACCTATTATGGCCTTAGGCGGTAGTGGGGTTATTAGTGTTGTAGCAAACATTGTTCCTAAGGAATTTGTGGAAATGGTGGAACTTGCACAAGCAGGAAAATTCGCAGAAGCTCAAAAAATTCATTATGAGTTATTCCCATTAATGAAAAGTATGTTCTTAGAAACAAACCCGATTCCTATTAAAACAGCTATGAATTTGATGGGTAAACCTTCGGGAGAACTTAGATTACCTTTAACAGAAATGGCCGAATCAAACAAGGAAATTCTTAAAAAGTCCTTGAATGATTTAAAATTGATTTAA
- a CDS encoding 30S ribosomal protein S17e, whose product MGRIRQTFIKRAGDELVERFAEKFTTDFDSNKKAVEEVALIETKTLRNRVAGYVTAKVKKMQAKA is encoded by the coding sequence TTGGGAAGAATAAGACAAACATTCATTAAAAGAGCAGGCGATGAGCTTGTAGAAAGATTTGCTGAAAAATTCACAACCGACTTCGATAGCAACAAAAAGGCTGTTGAAGAAGTGGCTTTAATCGAAACCAAAACACTCAGAAACAGAGTTGCTGGTTATGTTACTGCCAAAGTTAAAAAAATGCAAGCAAAAGCATAA
- a CDS encoding chorismate mutase: MSSKKRLQTVRNSINEIDEQIIELMAKRTQLAPEIAKLKFSLDMDILDSSREKDVYAKTREISEKYGFDSEIAVKVMKILIEQNKELQIKQFEKLKSENTSTKSNIKSE; the protein is encoded by the coding sequence ATGTCTTCCAAAAAAAGACTTCAAACGGTTAGGAACTCTATAAACGAAATCGATGAACAAATCATTGAACTAATGGCGAAAAGAACACAGTTAGCGCCAGAAATTGCAAAATTAAAATTTTCTTTGGATATGGATATTCTTGATTCATCTCGTGAAAAAGATGTATATGCTAAAACACGTGAAATATCTGAAAAATATGGCTTTGATTCAGAAATTGCAGTTAAAGTTATGAAGATTTTAATCGAGCAAAATAAAGAACTTCAAATAAAACAATTTGAAAAACTAAAATCAGAAAATACATCAACAAAATCCAATATTAAATCAGAATAA
- a CDS encoding glycosyltransferase family 2 protein has product MDTIIVIPAYNEEKNIYGLLNDLTYVGVDIIVIDDGSTDKTHELTSKFIKTYYKNNLKKTGIKNLSELKDLNGLGTPKNNNDLKDIIIINNVNESEAGNTSNESANTNNNNIESFNFSKSREIAINIIKVGENKGKANAIKLGTEYAFKNHYDAVVYMDADYQHEPYDVPKLLNELCKKETDAVFGIRNYSKVPFFRNITNQIANIGISAISSYYLQRKICLKDVQCGFKAIKLKNLKDIEYGNYYSLEHILTLELLRKDIKLKQIPISTNYHENAVSNITFKKGFDIFLEVIKYVKK; this is encoded by the coding sequence ATGGATACAATAATAGTAATACCTGCATATAATGAAGAAAAAAATATTTACGGGCTACTGAATGACCTAACGTATGTTGGTGTTGATATTATTGTCATTGATGATGGGAGTACGGATAAAACTCACGAACTTACGTCGAAATTTATAAAAACATACTATAAAAACAATTTAAAAAAAACAGGGATAAAAAATTTAAGCGAATTAAAGGATTTAAACGGATTAGGAACTCCAAAAAATAATAACGATTTAAAGGATATTATTATAATAAATAACGTAAATGAATCCGAAGCGGGCAATACATCAAATGAGTCAGCTAATACCAATAATAACAATATTGAATCATTCAATTTTTCCAAATCTCGAGAAATTGCAATAAATATAATAAAAGTCGGCGAAAATAAAGGTAAAGCTAATGCTATTAAGTTAGGTACGGAATATGCGTTCAAAAATCATTATGATGCTGTTGTTTATATGGATGCAGATTATCAACACGAGCCTTATGACGTACCCAAATTATTAAATGAATTATGTAAAAAAGAGACTGATGCAGTTTTCGGAATAAGAAACTATTCAAAAGTACCATTTTTTAGAAATATAACCAATCAAATAGCGAATATTGGCATTTCTGCAATTTCTTCTTACTATTTGCAAAGAAAAATATGTTTAAAAGATGTACAATGTGGTTTTAAAGCAATTAAACTAAAAAATTTAAAAGATATCGAATACGGGAATTATTACAGCCTTGAACACATTTTAACACTGGAATTATTGAGAAAAGATATTAAATTAAAACAAATACCCATATCTACGAATTATCACGAAAATGCTGTATCAAATATTACATTTAAAAAAGGATTTGACATATTTTTAGAAGTTATAAAATATGTTAAAAAATAA
- the minD gene encoding cell division ATPase MinD, translated as MNLVDSKKNEAIKIAMVSGKGGTGKSTVSANLAFALSKYGKDVVIVDTDVNMANLELIVGMEGMPITLNSVMAGNADITQAIYEYTENMRVVPAGVSLDELKFDNSAELEIIIERLNSMCEVLLIDCPAGLNQDVNSIISSADHVIVVVTPDITSVSDAIKLINLSSKLETSVLGAVVNKITNDSSELTTKAIETILELPVIASVPEDDTVRANAAYGILSVQKQPESGLSNAIMELAAKLTGNRYIPQKGSSSTLVDKLKRLLKR; from the coding sequence ATGAATCTGGTAGATTCTAAGAAAAACGAGGCTATTAAAATAGCAATGGTTTCGGGTAAGGGCGGCACAGGAAAATCTACAGTAAGTGCAAATTTAGCATTCGCTTTATCTAAATATGGTAAAGATGTTGTAATAGTAGATACTGACGTTAATATGGCGAATTTAGAATTAATCGTCGGTATGGAAGGTATGCCCATTACATTAAACTCAGTTATGGCGGGTAATGCAGATATTACCCAGGCAATATATGAATATACTGAAAATATGAGGGTAGTACCCGCAGGCGTTTCATTAGATGAATTAAAATTTGATAACTCTGCAGAACTTGAAATAATAATTGAAAGATTAAATTCGATGTGCGAAGTATTATTAATAGACTGTCCGGCGGGATTAAATCAAGATGTTAATTCGATAATTTCCTCAGCAGACCACGTTATTGTTGTTGTCACCCCGGATATAACCTCTGTTTCAGATGCGATAAAATTGATAAACTTATCTTCTAAATTAGAAACCAGTGTTTTAGGGGCTGTTGTAAATAAAATAACGAATGATAGTTCGGAATTAACTACAAAAGCTATTGAGACCATATTGGAACTTCCCGTAATTGCTTCTGTACCGGAAGATGACACAGTTAGGGCAAACGCTGCTTATGGGATTTTATCGGTGCAAAAACAACCTGAATCAGGTTTATCAAATGCAATTATGGAATTAGCTGCAAAATTAACAGGAAACCGGTATATACCACAAAAAGGAAGTAGTTCCACATTAGTTGATAAATTAAAACGTTTATTGAAAAGATAA
- the engB gene encoding GTP-binding protein EngB: MRLTKSEKITTSKTESLNHKEENNLDRQVNKNLDININIEDVNKFKKIINTKKEDTKPKIIVMGRSNVGKSTFVKAMAADKTIRIGKKPGVTLKITEYDMGNYYLVDLPGFGFMEGIDQKGQEEIKDNIVKYVEDNQKTIATAIQILDAKSFVEIVERWEETRELPIDLEMADFLEELDLKPIYVINKMDKIKNAQWDEELDIISEKLGFLPPWRQWIDILAPAILKEGFGIEEINERIKNNIKQYYDNLRKQAKNKDLNKEITDENTE, translated from the coding sequence ATGAGACTTACAAAAAGTGAGAAAATTACAACATCAAAAACTGAGAGTTTAAATCATAAGGAAGAAAATAATTTGGATAGACAAGTTAATAAGAATTTGGATATCAATATAAATATTGAAGACGTAAATAAGTTCAAAAAGATAATTAACACAAAAAAAGAAGATACAAAACCCAAAATAATAGTAATGGGTCGTTCAAATGTTGGTAAATCTACATTTGTAAAGGCAATGGCAGCAGATAAAACTATACGAATAGGTAAAAAGCCAGGGGTTACTTTAAAAATAACTGAGTATGATATGGGTAATTATTATCTTGTGGATTTGCCAGGATTTGGTTTTATGGAAGGTATTGACCAAAAAGGGCAGGAAGAAATAAAGGATAATATTGTAAAATACGTAGAAGATAATCAAAAGACTATCGCAACAGCAATTCAAATTTTGGATGCAAAATCGTTTGTAGAAATTGTAGAAAGATGGGAAGAAACAAGAGAATTACCAATCGATTTGGAAATGGCGGACTTTTTGGAAGAATTAGATTTAAAACCGATTTATGTAATTAACAAAATGGATAAAATAAAAAATGCACAATGGGATGAAGAATTAGATATAATCTCTGAAAAATTGGGCTTTTTACCACCTTGGAGACAATGGATTGATATATTAGCTCCAGCAATTTTAAAAGAAGGTTTTGGTATTGAAGAAATAAATGAGAGAATTAAAAATAATATTAAACAATATTATGATAATTTAAGAAAACAAGCTAAAAATAAAGACCTAAATAAAGAAATTACTGATGAAAATACTGAATAA
- a CDS encoding class I SAM-dependent rRNA methyltransferase — protein MTYETLKIDKRAYQSIKNFSKVVYKNAITNKEDMYEFDKKLADNSKNEDIINLEYNGNFVGKAIYSTDFPTIKILTTLQEYSTKDIDYEYFYNGIKKANDYRTDVLNYKDTYRMIYAEADGLPTIVLDKYNDIGSMHASSNFAFDNSKMIFEILEDLTDISTLGVVKGNKSKNKHKKGKNTENENSNRVIHGNKDNLETIITEGNVKFKVSLKGHKTGFFLDQRNNRIDLENYVKKDDKVLDICSYTGGFAVHAGIKGAEITSVDMSEKALEFAKENMELNGIGSDKYNGICGDAFSIMKEMINRGEKFDVVILDPPAFTDSKRDLKNALNAYNTMNVLGLKLAKRMLITCSCSHHVDREEFKKTVVSASYRAKKEIKQVGDYKTQAPDHVITMANKDLEYLKCLFFAIGN, from the coding sequence ATGACATATGAAACACTTAAAATTGATAAAAGAGCTTATCAATCCATTAAAAATTTTTCAAAAGTAGTATATAAAAATGCAATTACAAATAAGGAAGATATGTACGAATTTGATAAAAAATTAGCAGATAACTCAAAGAATGAAGATATAATCAATTTAGAATACAATGGCAATTTTGTTGGAAAAGCGATATACAGTACAGATTTTCCAACGATAAAAATACTTACAACACTTCAGGAGTATTCCACCAAGGATATAGATTATGAATACTTCTATAATGGTATAAAAAAGGCTAATGATTACAGAACAGATGTTTTAAACTATAAAGATACCTACAGAATGATATATGCGGAAGCTGACGGATTGCCTACAATAGTATTGGATAAATACAACGATATTGGTTCGATGCACGCTTCTTCAAACTTTGCTTTTGATAACTCAAAAATGATTTTTGAGATACTTGAAGACTTAACAGATATTAGTACATTAGGAGTTGTAAAAGGGAACAAATCAAAAAACAAACATAAAAAAGGAAAAAATACGGAAAATGAAAACTCAAACAGGGTAATACACGGCAATAAAGATAATCTCGAAACTATTATAACTGAAGGAAATGTTAAATTTAAGGTAAGTCTAAAAGGTCATAAAACGGGTTTCTTCTTAGACCAACGTAATAATAGGATTGATTTAGAAAATTACGTTAAAAAAGATGATAAAGTACTTGATATATGTAGTTATACCGGTGGTTTTGCTGTTCACGCCGGAATTAAAGGTGCAGAAATTACGAGTGTGGATATGTCTGAAAAAGCTCTCGAATTTGCAAAGGAAAATATGGAATTAAATGGAATAGGCTCTGACAAATATAACGGTATTTGCGGAGATGCGTTTTCAATAATGAAAGAAATGATAAATAGAGGCGAAAAATTCGATGTTGTAATATTAGACCCCCCTGCATTTACGGATTCCAAAAGAGATTTAAAAAATGCACTTAACGCATATAATACTATGAATGTGTTGGGTTTAAAGCTTGCAAAAAGGATGTTAATAACTTGCTCTTGCTCTCATCACGTTGACCGTGAAGAATTCAAAAAAACAGTTGTTTCAGCATCATATCGTGCTAAAAAAGAAATTAAGCAAGTTGGAGATTATAAAACACAAGCTCCTGACCACGTTATTACGATGGCAAATAAAGATTTAGAATATTTAAAATGTCTATTTTTCGCAATAGGTAATTAA